Proteins encoded together in one Impatiens glandulifera chromosome 1, dImpGla2.1, whole genome shotgun sequence window:
- the LOC124922979 gene encoding miraculin-like: MKTSIFFILSLLFILASATTDRSAVVDTDGNKLRANTEYYILPVIRGMGGGLTLSFTGRVNTTVSFCPLDVVQAVQEIDNGLPVTFSPMNPKKGIIREWTDQNIEFAAATTCVQSTVWELTDQDEATGLNFVSTGGEKGNYGRETVSNWFKIEKYEDDYKLVFCPSVCDTCRVICREIGIYIDQNERRRLVLSDVPFKVMFKKAD, encoded by the coding sequence atgaaaactTCAATCTTTTTTATACTCTCACTCCTCTTCATCTTGGCATCCGCTACGACCGATCGCAGTGCCGTTGTCGACACCGATGGAAATAAGCTCCGAGCCAATACCGAGTATTACATCTTGCCCGTCATCCGTGGCATGGGCGGCGGCTTAACTTTATCCTTCACCGGCCGAGTGAACACCACTGTCTCGTTCTGCCCACTCGATGTCGTCCAGGCCGTGCAAGAAATCGACAACGGACTACCAGTCACATTCTCGCCGATGAACCCAAAGAAAGGCATCATCCGGGAGTGGACAGACCAGAATATCGAGTTTGCAGCTGCGACAACATGCGTTCAGTCGACGGTTTGGGAGCTGACGGACCAGGACGAGGCGACAGGACTGAACTTCGTTTCGACAGGAGGGGAAAAGGGGAATTATGGGAGAGAGACGGTGAGTAATTGGTTCAAGATTGAGAAATACGAGGATGACTATAAGTTGGTGTTTTGTCCCTCGGTGTGTGATACATGTAGGGTTATTTGTAGGGAAATTGGAATATATATTGACCAGAACGAAAGGAGGCGATTGGTCCTCAGTGATGTGCCTTTCAAGGTGATGTTCAAGAAggcagattaa